One region of Limnospira fusiformis SAG 85.79 genomic DNA includes:
- the pyrH gene encoding UMP kinase: protein MGTKYKRILLKLSGEALMGSLGYGIDPIVVQEIAQEVADVVNKGVQVAIVVGGGNIFRGMKAASAGMDRATADYVGMIATVMNAITLQDALEQIGVPTRVQTAIAMQEVAEPYIRRKAIRHLELNRVVIFGAGSGNPFFTTDTTAALRAAEIDAEVIFKATKVDGIYDCDPAVNPDARRYNTLTYGYVLTHDLRVMDSTAIALCKENNLPIIVFNLTERGNIGRAVVGETVGTYVGGSCEVS, encoded by the coding sequence ATGGGGACAAAATATAAACGGATCTTACTGAAACTCAGCGGTGAAGCCCTTATGGGTAGCCTGGGATATGGCATAGACCCGATTGTGGTTCAGGAAATCGCCCAGGAAGTTGCTGATGTGGTCAATAAAGGGGTGCAGGTAGCCATTGTGGTGGGCGGCGGTAATATCTTCCGAGGAATGAAAGCGGCTTCTGCGGGAATGGATAGGGCAACCGCAGACTATGTGGGTATGATTGCTACAGTGATGAATGCGATCACCTTACAAGATGCCCTAGAACAAATAGGTGTGCCGACTCGTGTACAAACGGCGATCGCTATGCAGGAAGTGGCTGAACCCTACATCCGCCGCAAAGCTATTCGCCATTTGGAACTAAACCGGGTGGTGATTTTTGGGGCGGGTTCGGGTAATCCGTTTTTTACCACGGACACCACAGCCGCACTGCGGGCGGCGGAAATTGACGCAGAGGTGATTTTTAAAGCCACTAAGGTAGATGGAATTTATGATTGTGACCCGGCAGTTAATCCTGATGCTCGTCGCTATAATACTCTTACCTATGGCTATGTGCTGACCCATGACCTACGGGTGATGGATAGTACGGCGATCGCCCTGTGCAAAGAAAATAATCTTCCTATTATTGTATTTAACCTGACTGAGCGTGGCAATATTGGCCGGGCTGTGGTCGGTGAAACTGTTGGAACTTATGTCGGAGGTTCTTGTGAAGTTAGCTGA
- a CDS encoding RNA-guided endonuclease InsQ/TnpB family protein: MPYKAFRTKLKLNDRHRTLMAKHAGYARFVFNWGLHLWRSAYEEGLKPNVNSIKKVFTHYVKPQYPWMSEFSSRVDQYAFINLGDAFKRFFKGISSYPKFKKKGYHDSFTLDNCGKPFKLSGTRHKLPFVGWVSTFEAQPESWVKKVTITRQAGDWYMSFFVEITPEITPKYRERIGVDLGINNLATCSDGTQFSNPKAYKATTKKLARLQRHLSRKVKGSKNWAKCLLKVQKLHQRVANIRRDTIHKITTFLAKNHSQVVIEDLNVSGMRKNHGLAGSIADASFYEFRRQLGYKAERYGSKLIIADRFYPSSQLCSNCGYRQKMPLVRRTFECPNCGLKIDRDLNASINLEKSPGSDDYTCGRGAADSPGRSQK, from the coding sequence ATGCCTTACAAAGCTTTCCGGACAAAACTAAAACTCAATGACCGTCATCGCACCTTGATGGCCAAACACGCGGGTTATGCTCGGTTCGTGTTTAATTGGGGATTACACTTATGGAGGTCAGCTTATGAAGAGGGACTCAAGCCTAACGTCAACTCCATCAAAAAGGTTTTTACTCATTATGTGAAACCTCAATATCCTTGGATGTCCGAATTTTCTTCTAGAGTTGATCAATATGCCTTCATTAATCTAGGCGACGCCTTTAAGCGCTTCTTCAAAGGAATAAGCAGTTATCCTAAATTTAAGAAGAAAGGCTACCATGATAGCTTTACCCTTGACAATTGTGGCAAACCATTCAAGTTGTCAGGAACTCGCCATAAGCTGCCTTTTGTGGGCTGGGTTTCTACATTTGAGGCACAACCCGAAAGTTGGGTTAAGAAAGTCACTATAACGCGCCAAGCAGGTGACTGGTATATGAGCTTTTTCGTAGAAATCACGCCAGAAATTACACCGAAATATCGAGAGAGAATCGGGGTTGACCTAGGAATTAACAATTTGGCGACTTGCTCCGATGGGACCCAATTCTCTAATCCCAAGGCTTATAAAGCAACGACCAAAAAACTAGCTCGATTACAACGTCATTTAAGTCGCAAAGTCAAAGGCTCGAAAAATTGGGCTAAATGTCTTTTAAAAGTTCAAAAGCTACATCAAAGAGTAGCAAACATTCGGCGGGACACGATTCATAAAATAACTACTTTCTTGGCTAAGAACCACAGCCAAGTAGTCATTGAAGATTTGAATGTGTCAGGTATGCGGAAAAATCATGGTTTGGCGGGTTCGATCGCTGATGCTTCATTTTATGAGTTCCGTCGTCAACTAGGTTACAAGGCAGAACGTTATGGTTCAAAGTTGATTATTGCCGATAGATTTTATCCATCCAGTCAACTGTGTTCTAATTGCGGTTATCGTCAAAAAATGCCCCTAGTCCGTCGGACTTTTGAATGTCCAAACTGTGGCCTGAAGATTGATAGAGATTTGAACGCCAGTATAAATTTAGAAAAATCGCCTGGTTCCGACGATTACACTTGTGGACGGGGTGCTGCCGACAGTCCCGGACGAAGCCAGAAATAA
- a CDS encoding thioredoxin family protein — protein MKGTLINSYAPDFELPGVDDEVHHLARYLQRFQVVIVIFMSNSCPYVQSYLGRMKALQTYLQTVGATIVGINANDPLQSPSDSFEQMKIFAQEHDLNFPYIRDVTQDVAHCFGTETTPEAFVLDNQGILRYRGGIDDNPESPEALTINYLKNAVSQLLAREAIAPETTPPIGSPIQWRR, from the coding sequence ATGAAAGGTACTCTGATTAACAGCTATGCTCCTGACTTTGAATTACCTGGGGTGGATGACGAAGTTCACCACCTAGCCCGCTATCTGCAAAGGTTTCAGGTTGTCATAGTTATCTTTATGTCCAATTCCTGCCCCTACGTTCAATCTTATTTGGGGAGAATGAAGGCACTGCAAACCTATTTGCAAACGGTGGGAGCGACTATAGTGGGGATTAATGCTAATGACCCATTACAATCGCCGTCTGACAGCTTTGAGCAGATGAAAATCTTTGCCCAAGAACATGATCTGAATTTTCCATATATTCGGGATGTGACCCAGGACGTGGCTCACTGTTTTGGCACGGAAACTACCCCGGAAGCCTTTGTGCTGGATAACCAGGGAATTTTGCGCTACCGAGGGGGCATCGATGATAATCCAGAATCCCCAGAAGCGTTAACTATCAACTATCTCAAAAATGCAGTATCTCAATTATTGGCTAGAGAAGCGATCGCCCCGGAAACTACCCCCCCTATTGGTAGTCCGATTCAATGGCGAAGATGA
- the speB gene encoding agmatinase codes for MQSTITAKSVVDFLGSEIVPNQKTDKVAILPIPFEATTTYRKGCENGPGAILEASQQLECYDDELEAEIGLIVGIYTHEAIADTRESQSVSLEEMLRVTTETVKSLADQGKFVIALGGEHGITAGVVEAYRQSSTEPFTVVQIDAHGDLRHEYEGSIYNHACVMRRVVEMGLPTVQIGIRSICKAEADLIRDQEMKVIWGREIARGSDWIQKAIASIPTKRVFLTIDLDGIDPSIIPGVGTPEPGGLSWYDLIAFLRQLFISQEVIGCDVMELAPVVDSVVSEFTAAKLVYKLVGYQALAKGWIQSAPPAEARGLRAPRFQVADQLKP; via the coding sequence ATGCAATCAACCATTACAGCCAAATCAGTTGTGGACTTTTTAGGCTCGGAAATTGTCCCGAACCAGAAAACCGACAAAGTAGCCATTTTACCAATTCCCTTTGAAGCCACCACCACTTATCGCAAAGGGTGCGAAAACGGGCCGGGAGCCATCTTAGAAGCCTCCCAACAACTGGAATGCTATGATGATGAACTGGAAGCGGAAATCGGCTTAATCGTCGGAATTTACACCCATGAAGCCATTGCCGATACCCGCGAGAGCCAGTCGGTGTCACTGGAGGAAATGCTGCGCGTGACCACAGAGACGGTAAAATCTCTAGCTGATCAAGGTAAGTTTGTGATTGCGCTGGGGGGGGAACATGGCATCACGGCGGGAGTAGTGGAAGCCTACCGCCAAAGCTCAACGGAACCATTTACAGTAGTCCAAATCGATGCTCACGGTGACCTACGCCACGAATACGAAGGGTCTATCTACAATCATGCTTGTGTGATGCGTAGAGTGGTGGAGATGGGTTTACCGACCGTACAAATAGGGATTCGTAGTATCTGTAAAGCGGAAGCCGATCTAATTCGGGATCAGGAAATGAAGGTAATTTGGGGTCGCGAAATTGCCAGGGGGTCTGATTGGATACAAAAAGCGATCGCCAGTATACCTACAAAGCGAGTATTTCTGACCATAGACCTAGACGGTATCGACCCCAGCATCATACCCGGAGTAGGCACACCAGAACCCGGAGGACTTTCCTGGTATGATTTAATTGCCTTTCTGCGACAGTTATTTATATCCCAGGAAGTGATTGGCTGTGATGTAATGGAATTAGCACCTGTTGTGGATTCGGTAGTTTCTGAATTTACCGCCGCCAAACTGGTCTATAAACTGGTAGGGTATCAGGCATTAGCCAAAGGTTGGATTCAGTCAGCACCCCCGGCTGAAGCACGGGGGCTTCGTGCCCCCCGCTTTCAGGTAGCTGACCAGCTTAAGCCTTAA
- a CDS encoding CatB-related O-acetyltransferase, with product MTTNEEWGPDPNLTYPLPGYRRLCFLKNIIKNPNIIVGDYTYYDDFDHPENFEKNVRYHFDFIGDKLIIGKFCAIASDVEFIMNGANHCLDNFTTYPFEIFGHGWQKVQPDSEYSRGDTIIANDVWIGYKATIMPGIKVENGAIIAAHSVVTKNVEPYTIVGGNPAKIIRKCFPDEVIEQLQKLSWWDWEAAKITAHLEVLASGNIDKLRELSSDGLV from the coding sequence ATGACCACCAACGAAGAATGGGGACCCGACCCTAACCTAACCTATCCTTTACCTGGTTATCGGCGGTTGTGCTTTCTCAAGAATATTATCAAAAATCCCAATATTATTGTGGGAGATTACACCTACTATGATGATTTTGACCATCCCGAAAACTTTGAGAAAAATGTGCGCTATCACTTTGACTTTATCGGGGATAAATTAATTATTGGCAAATTTTGTGCGATCGCCAGTGATGTAGAATTTATTATGAATGGCGCTAACCATTGTTTAGATAATTTTACCACCTATCCTTTTGAAATCTTCGGTCATGGTTGGCAAAAAGTCCAGCCTGATTCCGAATACAGTCGAGGAGATACCATTATTGCAAATGATGTTTGGATAGGCTACAAAGCTACTATTATGCCCGGCATTAAAGTCGAAAATGGGGCAATAATAGCGGCTCATTCTGTAGTAACTAAGAATGTAGAACCCTATACGATTGTCGGTGGTAATCCCGCCAAAATCATTCGTAAATGCTTCCCGGATGAAGTAATAGAACAATTACAAAAATTGTCCTGGTGGGATTGGGAAGCCGCAAAAATTACCGCCCATCTTGAGGTTTTAGCGAGTGGAAATATAGACAAATTGCGAGAATTGTCCTCAGATGGTCTTGTCTGA
- the lpdA gene encoding dihydrolipoyl dehydrogenase produces the protein MSQGFDYDLVIIGAGVGGHGAAIHAVNCGLKTAIVEADLMGGTCVNRGCIPSKALLAASGRVRELRNAHHLQSLGIQVGAVNFDRQTIANHAENIVTKLRSDLTNSLKRLKVDTFHGWGKVAGPQKVAIATGDGEKIITAKDIILAPGSVPFVPPGIEIDHQTVFTSDDALKLSSLPQWIAIVGSGYIGLEFADIYTALGCEVTMIEALDNLMPTFDPDIAKLAERVLLSSRDVETFSGKLALKVTPGSPVLIELADAKTKQVEQVLEVDACLVATGRIPVSKNMGLETVGVETQRGFIPVDNYLGALSGTKRVPHLWAIGDVTGKMMLAHAASAQGVAVVETICGRDRQVDYLSIPAAAFTHPEISYVGMTEPAAKELGKSQGFEVATVKSYFKGNSKAIAEVDTEGVAKVIYRQDTGELLGVHIFGLHASDLIQEAANAIALRQSVNTLTFLVHTHPTLSEVLDEAYKRAATIG, from the coding sequence GTGAGCCAAGGTTTTGATTATGATTTGGTAATTATTGGCGCGGGTGTGGGAGGACATGGGGCGGCTATCCACGCCGTCAACTGCGGCTTAAAGACCGCAATTGTGGAAGCCGACCTAATGGGGGGAACCTGTGTTAACCGTGGCTGTATCCCCTCTAAAGCCTTATTAGCGGCTTCTGGAAGGGTGCGGGAACTTCGTAACGCCCACCATTTGCAGTCCCTGGGAATTCAGGTGGGGGCGGTTAATTTCGATCGCCAAACTATTGCTAACCACGCCGAAAATATTGTTACTAAACTGCGATCGGATTTAACTAATAGCCTTAAACGCCTGAAAGTCGATACATTTCATGGCTGGGGTAAGGTGGCTGGACCGCAAAAAGTGGCGATCGCTACTGGGGACGGTGAAAAAATTATCACCGCTAAGGATATCATTCTCGCCCCCGGTTCTGTCCCCTTTGTACCCCCAGGTATTGAAATTGACCATCAAACCGTTTTTACCAGTGATGATGCTTTGAAATTGTCATCACTACCACAATGGATTGCTATTGTGGGGAGTGGCTATATTGGTTTGGAATTTGCCGATATTTATACGGCTTTGGGCTGTGAAGTTACCATGATTGAAGCCCTCGATAATTTGATGCCTACTTTTGACCCCGATATTGCTAAATTGGCTGAACGAGTCCTTCTGTCATCCCGCGATGTCGAAACTTTCTCTGGTAAATTAGCCCTGAAAGTGACTCCCGGTTCTCCCGTGTTAATTGAACTGGCTGACGCGAAAACTAAACAGGTCGAACAGGTTTTGGAAGTTGATGCTTGTTTGGTGGCTACTGGTCGCATTCCTGTTAGTAAAAATATGGGATTGGAAACTGTCGGGGTGGAAACTCAAAGGGGATTTATTCCCGTTGACAATTATTTGGGGGCCCTCTCCGGGACGAAACGAGTACCACATCTATGGGCGATTGGTGATGTTACTGGTAAAATGATGTTAGCCCATGCTGCATCAGCCCAAGGAGTCGCAGTAGTGGAAACTATCTGTGGACGCGATCGCCAAGTCGATTATCTCAGTATTCCGGCTGCTGCTTTTACTCACCCAGAAATTAGTTATGTGGGTATGACTGAACCCGCCGCTAAAGAGTTGGGTAAATCTCAAGGCTTTGAGGTGGCTACTGTCAAAAGCTATTTTAAGGGTAATTCTAAGGCGATCGCTGAGGTCGATACTGAGGGAGTTGCTAAGGTTATTTACCGCCAAGATACCGGGGAACTCCTGGGAGTTCATATCTTTGGCCTCCATGCTTCCGATTTGATTCAAGAGGCTGCTAATGCGATCGCTCTCCGTCAATCTGTCAATACCTTAACCTTTTTAGTCCACACCCACCCGACTTTATCAGAAGTTCTTGATGAAGCCTACAAGCGGGCTGCTACTATTGGATAA
- a CDS encoding FkbM family methyltransferase, with translation MSFFIPTFKQWGYLDSIHLTLCIVGSRKIDEFADLDYSRQGWEIFAPNLTIYGFDADQEACDRRNAELASQNINWTEKHIPLALWNHCQGACLYVTQHPGCCSLYPPNDVVIDRLSEYSDRHKLISTTQVATTTLDNFFANLAHPIDFIQLDVQGGELNVLLGGKNHIIPDVLAAVVEVNFIELYKHQPLFADVDQYLRNSEFTLFDIGQKWHGLRQGISLMSRQHRGQFVWTDGYYFRDLIRPDQNHHLKTPDRILKLACLADMLSFYDYALELLGYLTKRYGVSDRRYNFADCIIQVLENNPEAVKHGINTIPFVNELRKYTYLT, from the coding sequence ATGTCCTTTTTTATACCTACTTTCAAACAATGGGGTTATTTAGATTCTATTCATCTCACCCTCTGTATTGTCGGGTCGCGGAAAATAGATGAGTTTGCTGATTTGGATTATTCCCGCCAAGGTTGGGAAATCTTTGCCCCGAATTTGACTATTTATGGCTTTGATGCTGACCAAGAAGCCTGCGATCGCCGTAATGCTGAACTCGCTTCTCAAAATATTAATTGGACTGAAAAACATATCCCCCTCGCACTCTGGAATCACTGTCAAGGTGCTTGTTTATATGTTACTCAACATCCAGGTTGTTGTTCCCTATATCCCCCTAATGATGTCGTGATTGACCGATTATCAGAATATAGCGATCGCCATAAGTTAATCTCCACTACTCAGGTCGCTACCACTACATTGGATAATTTTTTTGCCAATTTAGCACATCCCATTGATTTTATACAATTGGATGTACAAGGGGGAGAATTGAATGTTTTACTCGGAGGTAAAAATCACATTATCCCTGATGTCCTCGCCGCCGTAGTGGAGGTGAATTTTATTGAATTATACAAGCATCAACCTCTGTTTGCAGATGTTGATCAATATCTGAGAAACTCCGAATTTACTTTGTTTGATATCGGTCAAAAATGGCATGGCTTGCGACAAGGAATTAGTCTCATGTCCCGACAACATCGCGGACAGTTTGTCTGGACTGATGGCTATTATTTCCGTGATTTAATTCGACCTGACCAAAATCATCATCTCAAAACCCCAGACCGGATTCTTAAATTAGCCTGCTTGGCTGATATGTTGAGTTTTTATGATTATGCTTTGGAACTTTTGGGCTATTTAACTAAGCGATATGGTGTTAGCGATCGCCGTTACAATTTTGCTGATTGTATTATTCAAGTTTTGGAAAACAATCCCGAAGCTGTCAAGCATGGAATTAATACTATTCCTTTTGTGAATGAACTCCGAAAATACACCTATCTTACCTGA